One Conger conger chromosome 7, fConCon1.1, whole genome shotgun sequence genomic window, gtgagtgtgcgtgtgtgcgtgtgtgtgtgtgtgtgtgtgtgtgtgtatgtgtgagtgtgcatgtgtgcatgtgtgcgtgtgtgtgtgtgcagcccaTGAGGTAGTTAAATCACAAACTCCTCACACGACTAAAGAAATGCAGTAGAAAGGCAGCCCTTTCCTGCGGTGTGTTTGGGACGTGATACGCCGTGCTGCTGTGTGCGCGCTGAGCTCTGAGCCGCTGgtcagcagctgctgcagtgaGTAATCTCCTGCTCCGTACGTGTCGTCCCTGCTGCTCCCGCTCCGCTCTGCCTCCCCAGACGCGTGGCGGTGCCAGGACGCCTAAACGCAGGCCTGCGGCCGCGCTAATGACAGCGTCGGGCACCGAGGCTGCCCGCTGCCATCCTAATCCCCGCCGGCTCCCGGGAGGGCCACTTCGCCTCAGCCCGAATGTAAACCGGGACGGGGCCTTCTGCTGCCTTCTCCCGTGCGAATACCGCGCCGTGCTGTTTGCCTGTGGCCAGGAGGGGTTTATCTGACGGAGCGGTGTTTCTCCGATCTTATCACCCGTTATAAAATCGTAGCATTTATACGGGgcgatatggctcaggcagtaagagcagtggtctggcagtcggggggttgccggttcgatcccccgcccgggctgtggcGAGGTGTCCGTGGCaaaacacccaacccccaaatgctcctgacgagctggtcggggccttgcatggcagccaatcgccgtcggtgtgtgagtgtgtgtatgaatgggtgaatggagaagcattcattgtacagcactttggataaaggcgctatataaatgccaaccatttaccatttatatagcacttctcaccctcacacccacctgggtgatgcacggcagccattttgtgcctgaatCTGATCTGTCCCCTGGTCGATTGGACAGATCTGTTTGCTCGTCTTGAAACCCAGAGAGTCCAGGAAAGTCCAGgtgtcctgccatgtgtttcttccacccagctgatttcactcattagttctacctcctggctgaagaattgtgctggtTTGAAAATTCAGGTGACTGGAACAAGATACTTAAAGATCTTTTCATTTCTGAAtgtggattttccacctctgcttaACACCGGTTTGTCCGTCCTGGTCCCGCTGTCCTTTGCTTATGGGTGTCGGCCCGTCTGACTGGAGCTGAAAGTGCTGATCCAGCAGGGCACCAGATCACGGCTCTGTGCTGTTATATTTCTGACCACCCAGCAGATGTGTGGCTCTGGAGACAGGCTGCACTTTGCCTTTTTTTGTTCTCTCCCTGTGGCTGGACTATtcttcagagggagagagtaacgCCTTCCCTTTGGCTTTTGGGTTATTGACTGTTGAGCTGCCacacagtgttcttcagtgacAACGCAGGAGTACACAAACAACCTGGCAATTCATCCATGACCCCTGTGAGGGACATAATCTCAAGAACTATTCTATTCAGCCATGCTGAAACCTCAcattaaaataaaggtaaaacaTATCTATgtgtatatttgaaaatattttcactgcaacatgttttgtgaTCCAAGACGTTTTCAATttatcatgaaaaaataaatacatactttGTTCTGATAGACCCCAGGTGGTTAAACCAAGGTGTGTTGTTCTCATTATTtcctgtaaaatgaaaaatgttttctctcTCAAAGGTCTCGGACAAATGTGGTTGAATGCCTGTAAGCCACAAATCACAGACAATGAAATACAGTATTACACAAACTGTTTTTATCATAGCAGGATGTTAACAGCAACTTCAAATTAACTTAGAATACTTTAACGTTGGATCGATCTTCCCAATTTACTGGAAAACAACCGAAAGCATCTGCTAGTGCACAAGCCCACGTTTCTACAATGATAATACTGTACTGCACTGCAAGCTAGTTGGACATGATGAACTAAAACATGTACAACTCATAAGCTCTGTCTGTCCTTGTTTACTGTAATGTTGTGCGTCTTGTGTTTTAAATAAGGCTTGTCAGTTATAGGGACACATCATCTGATCTGCAGTATCAGAAGAGACTGGGTTTAATCTGCGGCACATTAATGCATAacgttttttttacaataaaactaTGGCATGTGGCGGGacacaaatattaaaatattagctGGCTCCCTTTAATACGTCATTTTCCCTTGTAACGCGCTTTGATGATGATGGATGAATACGCAGCGTGTCTGAACGTGTTAACGTTCCTCCGCTGAACTGACAGTGACCGGGGTGAAGAACGAACGCTCGACGTTTGGACCTCGTTAGGAGGGAAGTCATGCCTGCAGAAATGTTGCACTGCTTGCATAAATTACAGGCCTCTTGAGCAGGCCTGCCATTATCCTGCGGTTCACCGCGGCCATGACGACCGGTGCCAGAACTGCTCGCCAGGATGCTCATCGAACCGGTCCGCGGACGACGCGTATGCACGCGGTTTCTGAAGCACTGCGGACGGCGCGTATGCACGCGGTTTCTGAAGCACTGCGGACGGCGCGTATGCACGCGGTTTCTGAAGCACTGCGGACGGCGCGTATGCACGCGGTTTCTGAAGCACTGCGGACGGCGCGTATGCACGCGGTTTCTGAAGCACTGCGGACGGCGCGTATGCACGCGGTTTCTGAAGCACTGCGGACGGCGCGTATGCACACGGTTTCTGAAGCACTGCGGACGGCGCGTATGCACGCGGTTTCTGAAGCACTGGGGCTTTTGTGCTGCGTCGCTTCAGAACCCCTCCGTCACATCTGCTGCTTCATGTAAAAACATGTGTCTTTCTCTGAAGCAGCAGGGGGGGGAAAGCCACATTTCCCCGTGATCTCATCACCGCGAGAGCCCTTCAGTAAACCTCTGAGGATGATTATTAGACGATGAACATAGCCGTGCTTGTCCTTGCATCATGGGGTTTTGGAATAAGCCACTAATGTGTCTGGTTCCTATGCCTCTTCAATTTGAATCATTGTTTGGCTTTTCAGTTTGGACACAAAGCCAGACCCTTGAAATCtcataatatatatttgtatactcCCAGTTCAGCCGTTGTCAAcatgtatgtgtcttttatttgGATCTTACAAATAAAGTACAACTAATTTCCCACTTTCAATGAcataacattacagttatttagctgatgcatttatccaaagtgacttacagttgattagactaagcaggagacaatcctcccctggagtaatgtgtgggccaaacagctgtgctgatattattgtggctacaccaggacttgagccacaaaccttccaggtcccagtcatgtacctcagccactaagctacaggctgccttcTACTTACTGTAAAGACCCTGCTAAACAACACTACTGTGTGCATGAAACAAATTTCTAGTTTCTAATCAGATCTCTATGACACaactaaaatattaaaatgtcagTCAGAAATTACACAGAACATCAAGACTTGCAGCTCTATGTTACTATACACCTACAGCTGCTGTGGTAGATTTGTGTTTCTGATTAATATAAATTATACCTATTAATGTGTAAGccttcatttgtgtttttattgagaGGGCCAGTGCTAGCTAACCAGTACATTTTTCCATTATCGAGCCAGTGTATGATATAATATTATTCTAGTGAAGCACTTTTGGCCTGGCtctttcacaaaaaatgttaaatcattTTTCTGCAGGTGTCAGGGGTATACATAAGCTTTCACGTGTGAGATAGAGTGATCCAAAACTGATTGTTTTGACATCTTTCAACCAGGACTGAAACCTTgaggaacagtgtgtgtgtgtgtgtgtgtgtgtgtgtgtgtgtgtgtgtgtgtgttttactttgTCAAAAGATGTCAGTGATTCCACTGTTGCGATGATAGAAGGCAGCTCATTGCACCACCCTGGGAAGACCAGTGAGACAGAAAGGCAGGTTCAGGCTTTGCAAACACACTTGGGAGGAAATAACACTTCACCAAAAGTTGCAAGCTGGTGTGTGGGTATaatgtctgatgggacagtggaTAGAAATTCTGAAGAAAACCTAACCTTGGGAAGTGGCAGAATCTTGAATTTCCTGCAAACTGTAATTAGAAACcaagaagggggggggagagagagagagagagagagagaaagacagaccgCATCGTTCATGAATTTGAAGGCTGGTTCATGAGCAGTGTTGTGAATGAGTTTAACCCctttgtgtgtgaggtcacacacaTACggtatgtgattagaatgttctcaactgaatgccctgaactgaacattctaacgctgatgtcacaatcaccaccGGTGAccgaaagcagtggagttctagaacactggcttagaacttttgagaaagaaagaaagaaagaaagaaagaaaaaaattcaaAGAAAAACCTACCAGTCAAAGGGTTAAGTAGTATGATGGCACTAAAAGTGTTTCACTAGAATAGCATGCTATTCCAAGGCCCTGGAAATGTAGATGACTGGAGTGGGAGGTGGAATCTCCCGCTTGTCCAGGAAGAACATGCTGGACTAATCCGCCAAAACAATGTGAAAGAGAGCGCTGACGTCCTCAGCAGTCTGGCTGGGTGCGGTCTACGTGCCGTGATGTTATTATGAGGTCTGGAAAGGCAGACAGTCGGCTGTCTTGTGCAGGCAAAGGTGTGGCTTATTAATAGAGGTATCTGTGTTGGGAATATTGAATTGTAGACAACGATAAGACGGCCAGAGGAGATGTCTGGCAGGCCAGTGAGTTTAGAGGCAGGGAGAGTAGACCTGATtactctgctgaaaaaaaaaacagctcaagctaggtttcgaaacagctggtagatggtCGATAAGTTCAGACCAGCccgtactcaacatggtttgaccagctcaagctatgttttgaaacagctgttcactggtaatttcaagataGTCATATCTGGATTTTACCGCAGGATGCAATGAACTGCATGCCTTTGTAAAGGCCTTACAGACCGTGAGAATGCTTTCACATTGAGATTTAAGCATATTTACTAATCCAGACCTTACTGCCAATTTgagtatttttaaataattacatttctgctGTGTTAATCTCCCTCCGTTAAAcggagaaaatgtgaaatattgtaCTTCTCCGCTGGGTGGCACTGTGACAAATGCCGCACTTCGCGTGAATCTTGTGCACATGCGCAATAGCACGTACAGGAAGGACATTAATTCACCGTCCCCAGCATTTTGTTTTCGAGCGTGTTTTGAGCTACGAGTGAAGGGTCCGAGATGGCTGACGGTGATATTGAAGAGTTCATTGAGCAGAATCGACATTTGGCCGAGCTTATCGACACGTTTAGGACTATCTCGGAGAGCGAAAAACATTGGAAGTCCCGGAGGGAGTTTCTGTTTAGGAACATCCAAGACTATGAGGATCCACACTTGGACCATCTCCTGGCTTTGTCTATGGTTTGGGCTAACCACGTCTTCCTCGGTTGTAGGTATGTTGCGTTGTTTAGCGTTATGCAGTCGCTGGGAACGACTATGTAGCGCGTTATTCCAGTAGCTGTGTACTTAAGCAAGTTGTCTGTGACACGTGCACGCGGTACCGTGTTTTAAGTCTGCAAATAATTTGGAAATGCGAGTCTTTGGCTTTGTTGCCGAAAACtggcaaatgaatgaatgaacggaCTCGTTTGTGGATTTGTTTATTAGTACAATTGTTAGTTCGGCTCGGCGATTGGCATCTGGCTACTAAATCAATGATCGCGATTGTTAGTTACATTTTCACGTGTATACTGGTGTGTCATTAATCCATTGCATCAAATTATTCGTCGTGTGTTTCTAACAGATATAGTCCCGTACTTCTGGACAGAGTGAAGGAGATGGCAGAGGGAATTGACGTGCACGACGCGCCGGTCTTTAAAACAAGAGACGAGATAATGAAACAGGTAAATGTATTATTCGATTTCAATTATTGAATAGGCTACTATACTCATAACAGGAAGGCACTCGATTTTCTGGTGGTTTACAGCTGTACATGGTCAATACACTCACTGGCTGGACTTTTGGACATTAGACCATACCATCATTAAGATGCTATTTTCCAAAGCGTGAATTCTTCCAGGTATTCAGGTTACGCGCAGAAAACAAAAGGACAATTGGCAGTATCCAGCTATAGACACATGGCTTGAACACGCATGCACGCTTCGCGACACCAGGTTTTGTAGATATTTAAGTGTTGTGCATCAAACACCGTAATTCAGTGTATAATCGGTAATGTAACACTTCTCTTCTGGTCCTTGTCGCTTGCAGCAGCGATGATGGGAGATGTCCAGAGCGAGGATGCGCAGTGGATTAAACCCAGACCTGGAGCAGAAGACCCtcctgaactttttttttttaactttcattttttaaaataaagtctggagttttcaaaaatatatatttcggTTTAGGCGTCCGTTTTGATGACCTAAGATTGAaaccacttttttttcttttttttttctggggaaTATTTTAAATGCGTGCAGAGAACCTGCTCACTTGAGTGGTAGCTCTGTGGGTCTTGGGGGTCTAAAGCAAAATACAGTTCAGATTGCCGTTTAGAGTGTTCAGTTGTCAGGAAGTTCTGCGAGTAGAGAGCATATCCTTCCTCGCTCATTGAACTGTCTGGGACAATCGAAAACAGGCAATAaacctgaaatgttttttttttttttttttttttttttaaaggatctATCATTTTAAAATCGTGTATGCAATGTCGGGAGAAACATCGCATGGCTCGCATGGATGAGAAGGGAGACCGCAGCCAGTGAGGACAAGgacattttactttttgttttcagtttgctTCCTGTGTAGCGTACTTGTGTAGAAAGGTTCTCTCTGCCCTTGTCCTCGACAGCATTGCAGCCTGTCGAGGATGTCCTTCAATGCCCTGGTAAATGTTTCACACGTATGGATGCGTATTTGAGGTGACATTATGGGTCCTGGTCTGGTTTTCATGGCAAGCCCCactatttttttaatgacaaaagAAATGTTCAAAAAGAAGGAGGCAGGCAGTTAGGCCTTGGTTCAGGAACAAGATTTCTCTGCCAGGAGTACATCTCAagtctgtaaaatgtattttattatgtttatacAGCATATCAAGTATACATTATCAATAAATTCACAAAACTAGCCTTTTGACATCTCTCTTCTTGGAAAACGACTGCCATTCATAGTTTTATATATGGTCAACTCGCACAGTAAACATTTTTACCGTTaattggatgaaaaaaaaaaaaaaagccaccaAGCAGGCTCAAAAACCCTAGCTCCAGTGACTGATGTTGTGGTAAAATTCGGGCAGCTTGTAGGACAGCCCTTGATCAGTTCTGACCAGTTTTGTGGTGCCGGCAAGCTTTCATCAGCAGTCTCACTGAGCCGTCTGTTCTCACAGCACCTGCACCAGAGTCCCTTTGTGCCAGAACTGCTTTGATTTGATAAACTATTGTAACTTCTCACGTTGTGCACAAGATGCACAAATAGCCTTCATTAATGGCAATTATATACACTAGCTTCAATAATCCAGAACTAATGCTTCAATAATCCAGAACTAAAGATCAGGTCCTCTTTCTGCCCTTTCTGTTCCAGACTCATCTCGCAGAATTGAGCAAtttgtccaacaaaacaaacaaacaaacaaaaaaacaaaaacatcttcaACAGCCAGTGTTCTTCAAACTCTGAcaaacaattacaaataaaagatCCTGTAGAAACCAAACCATAACAGCATCAatgccaaaataaaaacaaaataaaatgacaaactgCAAATAACTTATTTTTGCATCATGCAATAAAAAGGAAATGAACAGCACACAGTTAAAACGCTCTCTGTCCGCACGTGTGGGGGAGGGAACGGGGCCCTGTGGGGGAGGGAACGGGGCCCTGTGGGGGAGTGAACGGGGCCCTGTGGGGGAGGGAACGGGGCCCTGTGGGGGAGGGAACGGGGCCCTGTGGCGGAGGGAACAGGGCCCTGTGGGGAGTCCTGGGTGAGGTAACGGCGCTGGGCGCGGCGCGGCCCTGTGTTAGGAGTCCCTCCAGCTCTGCTCCACCACCGCAGACACACGCTTCTCGTACTCCCGCTTGTTCTCCTGGTACAGCTGGGCGGCCTGGCTGTTCGCCGGGCTGTTGGGATTGGGCTCGTCCAGCAGGgacttcgggggggggggggggggggagggggacaggaAACGGAATAATTAACACGACATTCATGTTTCACTGGGCACAGGGCTTGAGGAGGTGGGTGCAGGGGGAATGGAGAATGGGGACATCTGTACtctcagtgtgagtgagtgtgagtgtgtgtaggcaggcaggcaggcacgtgtgtgtgtgtgtttcttgtaCTGGAAAGACACTCCACTtctgaaaaatatgtttatatcCTGGCCTAGAGAGAATTGTATAGAATGACAAAGCCTGATAATGAGGTTACAGGATGACATCACCACTAGAGTCATTTTAGCAGCAGGACAAACACTGACCAGGCAATACGTTACATTTACGGTGATTAAaagccaataaataaaaataaaaaccaacagGTGTTGAACTACTGTGCAGAAATGAGCGCACAAGGATGGGCGGAACCTACCTGGATGGAGGTGAGGATGGAGGAGACGTCGTACGTGGGGCTCCAGCGGTTCTGAAGGATGTCCAGACATATGCTTCCGTCCGCATAAACTACGGATTAAAGGCCGCTCAAGTTACCAAACTTTTAACGAGCACAACCGCAAAAACTGCTTTCACAGGAAGACTCAAAACAGCCGCATCTTATACAGCAAGTCTGTCGGTGAAAATCATCAATGATCAATTTATCATTCACCACTTCCAAAAAATAGAGT contains:
- the cdkn2aipnl gene encoding CDKN2AIP N-terminal-like protein yields the protein MADGDIEEFIEQNRHLAELIDTFRTISESEKHWKSRREFLFRNIQDYEDPHLDHLLALSMVWANHVFLGCRYSPVLLDRVKEMAEGIDVHDAPVFKTRDEIMKQQR